One window of Hujiaoplasma nucleasis genomic DNA carries:
- a CDS encoding Gfo/Idh/MocA family protein, whose product MINVGIIGAGNIGHTFCQAALYYKDDLCLYAIASRDIKRAKLYQDKYSFEKTYNSYQELYSDPQVDLIYIATPHGLHFEQMMDILDYKKHILCEKAFTLNASQADRVFKKAKVKQCFVMEAMWTRFLPVIQAIQKEVKDGNIGKVMYIKADFCFKADVDESHRLLNPKLGGGALLDVGIYPITFANIFLGQAQSFKSQVQLSDKGIDLSESIEYYYQNAKAHLKASIIENQPIIAYIYGDLAYVVIEGFFYAEKASVYNHQKQLIKVIDIPHKVNGFEYEIKEVIECIHQNKLESQIMSHKDTINMLKQMDDLRETWKLKYPQEK is encoded by the coding sequence ATGATAAATGTTGGTATTATTGGGGCAGGCAATATAGGCCACACCTTCTGTCAAGCTGCTTTATATTATAAAGATGATTTATGCTTATATGCGATTGCATCTAGGGATATAAAAAGAGCTAAGTTATATCAAGATAAATATTCTTTTGAGAAGACTTATAATTCATACCAAGAACTTTATAGTGATCCTCAAGTTGATCTTATCTATATAGCAACACCTCATGGATTACATTTTGAACAAATGATGGATATTTTAGATTATAAAAAACATATCTTATGTGAAAAAGCCTTCACCTTAAATGCTAGTCAAGCTGACCGGGTTTTTAAAAAGGCTAAAGTCAAACAATGTTTTGTTATGGAAGCCATGTGGACTAGGTTTTTACCAGTCATTCAAGCTATTCAAAAAGAAGTAAAAGATGGAAATATTGGAAAAGTAATGTATATAAAAGCTGACTTTTGTTTTAAGGCTGATGTTGATGAAAGTCATCGTTTATTGAATCCAAAACTAGGTGGGGGAGCCTTATTAGATGTTGGTATATATCCAATTACCTTTGCTAATATTTTTTTAGGTCAAGCTCAGTCATTTAAATCACAAGTTCAACTTAGCGATAAGGGTATAGATTTGTCAGAATCTATTGAATATTATTATCAAAACGCTAAAGCTCATTTAAAGGCATCTATCATTGAAAATCAACCTATCATAGCCTATATTTATGGTGACTTAGCTTATGTTGTCATAGAGGGTTTCTTTTATGCAGAAAAGGCTAGCGTTTATAACCATCAAAAACAGCTTATTAAAGTTATAGATATCCCACATAAAGTCAATGGCTTTGAGTATGAGATTAAGGAAGTTATTGAATGTATACATCAAAATAAACTTGAAAGTCAAATCATGTCTCATAAGGATACCATCAACATGTTAAAACAAATGGATGACTTAAGAGAAACTTGGAAGTTAAAGTATCCACAAGAAAAATGA
- the glnA gene encoding type I glutamate--ammonia ligase — MFKTIQEMISYVKKENIEIIDLKVCDMLGIWHRISITSNKLDESIMEKGIGFDGSSYHFLTVEKSDMVMIPDVSTAYIDPFRSYKTINVIANIYVIKDNQYLRFSDDPRYVAEKTENLFKKDNISDEILLGPEYEFYVLDHMSYKISDHHLEVKIDSEQAQWSSSKTENNLGLHVRDHGAYHLDSPLDHSYDLRTKVVVEAEKINIPIKYHHSENGGPGQVEIEVNFAGVKEMGDRTMKIKHLLKNTAKSMNKTISFMPKPFSNELGSGMHVHIQLKHQGKYIFFDKSGYSGLSKIAHYAIGGILKHAKSLCAFTNPSTNSYKRLVPGFEAPVTLAYATANRSAVIRIPGYTIQEDEKRFELRSPDAMSNPYLCFSAIMMAAYDGIKNKIDPSLLGFGPYDINLYDLPASEQNKIQSLPTNLKEAASELENDYEYLLVGNVFSKIMIDNQIKQLLTEEKEISKLPHPKEFELYYNR, encoded by the coding sequence ATGTTTAAAACAATTCAAGAAATGATTTCTTACGTAAAGAAGGAAAACATCGAAATCATTGATTTAAAAGTTTGTGATATGCTTGGCATATGGCACAGAATAAGCATTACATCTAATAAACTTGATGAAAGTATTATGGAAAAGGGCATTGGTTTTGATGGTTCAAGTTATCACTTTTTGACTGTAGAAAAATCAGATATGGTGATGATTCCTGATGTATCCACAGCCTATATAGATCCTTTTAGATCATATAAAACCATAAATGTGATTGCTAATATCTATGTCATTAAAGATAATCAATATCTAAGATTTTCTGATGATCCACGTTACGTTGCTGAAAAAACAGAAAACTTATTTAAAAAAGATAATATTTCTGATGAAATATTACTTGGGCCGGAATATGAATTTTACGTCCTAGATCATATGTCTTACAAAATTAGTGACCATCATTTAGAAGTGAAAATCGATAGTGAACAAGCCCAATGGTCATCATCAAAAACTGAAAACAATCTAGGTTTACATGTTAGAGATCATGGAGCTTATCATTTAGATTCACCATTGGATCATTCTTATGATTTAAGAACTAAGGTTGTTGTTGAAGCAGAAAAGATAAATATACCAATTAAATACCACCATTCAGAAAATGGCGGACCAGGACAAGTGGAAATTGAAGTCAATTTTGCTGGAGTTAAAGAGATGGGTGATAGGACAATGAAAATCAAACATCTACTCAAAAACACTGCAAAATCAATGAATAAAACCATTAGTTTTATGCCAAAACCATTCTCTAATGAATTGGGTAGTGGTATGCATGTTCATATTCAATTAAAACATCAAGGAAAATATATTTTCTTTGATAAATCAGGCTATTCAGGCTTATCAAAAATAGCTCATTATGCTATTGGCGGAATTTTAAAGCATGCCAAAAGTTTATGTGCCTTTACAAATCCTAGCACCAACTCATACAAACGATTAGTCCCAGGTTTTGAAGCTCCTGTAACCTTAGCTTATGCGACAGCCAATCGATCAGCTGTAATTAGAATTCCTGGCTACACCATCCAAGAAGATGAAAAAAGATTTGAACTTAGAAGCCCTGATGCTATGAGTAATCCTTATCTTTGTTTTTCAGCCATTATGATGGCTGCTTATGATGGAATTAAAAATAAAATAGACCCAAGTCTTTTAGGCTTTGGTCCCTATGATATCAATCTCTATGACTTACCTGCATCAGAACAAAACAAAATACAAAGTCTACCGACAAACTTAAAAGAAGCTGCGTCGGAATTAGAGAATGATTATGAATATTTATTGGTTGGAAATGTTTTTTCTAAAATAATGATTGATAATCAAATAAAACAACTACTAACTGAAGAAAAAGAAATATCAAAGTTACCACATCCAAAAGAATTTGAACTGTATTACAATAGATAA
- a CDS encoding PTS sugar transporter subunit IIC, which translates to MTKKGVLNFFITSFNGMAIGLFSTLIIGVIIGQLGFLSGKIGLDSIEVALTSLSTILKAFMGIGIGFGIAIALNLEGIKLVVSGVAGGIATGFYNDPMVAYLTTISVYFVFIYLLKKKTPIDILLVPLTGVITALIITKLIGSPVQATMTSLGDFIQYATNLQPFLMGLVIAVVMGMALTAPISSAAIAIAISIGGIAGGAAVVGCSVQMIGFAIMSRKDNNIGTVISIAIGTSMLQFKNILKKPIIWLPTIIVSAILGPISTLLFKTETTSIGAGMGTSGFVGQFGTLDAMDYSLGSYLSISILHLVLPIILIFIVDYIFRKKGLIVEGDLKL; encoded by the coding sequence ATGACAAAAAAAGGTGTATTGAATTTCTTTATTACAAGTTTTAATGGTATGGCAATTGGTTTATTCTCAACCCTAATCATTGGGGTTATTATTGGTCAACTTGGTTTTTTATCAGGAAAAATAGGTTTAGATTCAATTGAAGTCGCTTTAACTAGCTTATCAACAATACTTAAAGCCTTTATGGGTATAGGTATTGGTTTTGGAATAGCTATTGCATTGAATTTAGAGGGTATTAAGTTAGTTGTTAGTGGAGTTGCAGGTGGGATTGCTACTGGTTTTTATAATGATCCTATGGTGGCTTATTTGACAACGATTTCTGTATATTTTGTCTTTATTTATTTATTAAAAAAGAAAACACCTATTGATATATTATTGGTGCCATTAACTGGAGTTATTACAGCTTTAATTATTACGAAACTTATAGGCTCACCAGTTCAAGCCACAATGACATCACTAGGTGATTTCATTCAATATGCAACGAATTTACAACCATTCTTAATGGGGCTTGTTATCGCAGTTGTTATGGGTATGGCTTTAACAGCTCCAATCTCTTCGGCAGCCATAGCTATTGCAATTTCTATTGGTGGTATCGCAGGAGGTGCTGCAGTGGTTGGTTGTAGTGTTCAAATGATTGGTTTTGCTATTATGTCTAGAAAAGATAACAATATTGGTACTGTGATTTCTATAGCAATCGGTACCTCTATGTTGCAGTTCAAAAACATCCTAAAGAAACCGATTATCTGGCTGCCAACCATTATTGTGTCTGCTATATTAGGACCTATTTCGACTTTATTATTTAAAACAGAAACAACATCAATAGGTGCTGGTATGGGTACATCTGGATTTGTTGGTCAGTTTGGAACTTTAGACGCTATGGATTATTCTTTAGGTTCTTATTTATCTATAAGTATATTGCATCTTGTATTGCCTATTATTTTAATATTTATCGTAGATTATATTTTTAGAAAAAAAGGACTTATTGTTGAAGGAGACTTAAAACTTTAA
- a CDS encoding amino acid ABC transporter permease, with translation MSSILTNKVRTFIAYLLAILTLIALIIFIALRQTSELDFTMYKPYEPIIIDGMKNTIIVSVLALIGSMILGFIFFLMQKSKIKYFNALIDVLTEIVYGTPLMVLIILMGFLIGPAFGLRDITYVGVYALVIYMAPYMKNVFKSAFSSISDEQYLAMDLFGFTSFQRYLYIIFPQAIRILMPPMMNNFSLIIKGSALLHFLSYFELFQAISSAQSRTFAFVEGYLLMWVLYLIITIPLSQMTKWIERKWSL, from the coding sequence TTGAGTTCTATATTAACGAATAAAGTTAGGACTTTTATTGCTTATTTATTAGCAATATTAACGCTTATTGCCCTAATAATCTTTATTGCATTAAGACAAACATCAGAATTAGATTTTACCATGTATAAGCCCTATGAACCTATCATCATTGATGGTATGAAAAATACCATTATTGTATCTGTTTTAGCTTTAATAGGGTCAATGATATTAGGTTTTATCTTTTTCTTGATGCAAAAATCTAAAATTAAATACTTTAATGCTTTGATTGATGTTTTAACTGAGATAGTATATGGAACACCATTAATGGTCTTAATTATTCTAATGGGTTTTTTAATTGGTCCAGCTTTTGGTTTAAGGGACATTACTTATGTTGGGGTCTATGCCTTGGTTATTTATATGGCTCCTTACATGAAAAATGTCTTTAAATCAGCTTTTTCTTCTATTTCGGATGAACAATATTTAGCCATGGATCTTTTTGGTTTCACATCTTTTCAAAGATATCTTTATATCATTTTTCCTCAGGCGATAAGAATATTAATGCCTCCGATGATGAATAATTTTTCTTTGATTATTAAGGGTTCTGCACTCTTGCATTTCTTAAGTTATTTTGAATTATTTCAAGCCATTTCATCTGCACAATCAAGGACATTTGCTTTCGTGGAAGGTTATTTATTAATGTGGGTTCTTTATTTAATTATTACTATTCCATTATCACAAATGACAAAGTGGATAGAAAGGAAATGGTCATTATGA
- a CDS encoding permease → MMVFIKKNKFLVLSVIVLIVITFIDIKLTYKALENSYKQILSMLMIVPPIFILIGLFDVWIPRETIIKLMGEGSKTKGMVLAFVLGAFSAGPTLIAFPIAMMMLKKGAKYSNVIFFLMVWSSLKLPIVFYQITTLGLKFSLIINVTMIIVFIISALLVDKVFTKDEKLIFNEKAQDYSK, encoded by the coding sequence ATGATGGTTTTTATTAAGAAAAATAAATTTTTGGTCTTATCAGTCATAGTATTAATTGTTATTACTTTTATAGATATTAAACTAACTTACAAGGCTTTAGAAAATTCTTATAAACAAATACTAAGTATGTTAATGATTGTACCTCCTATTTTTATATTAATAGGTTTGTTTGATGTTTGGATTCCAAGAGAAACCATTATTAAACTTATGGGAGAAGGATCCAAAACCAAAGGTATGGTATTGGCTTTTGTTTTAGGGGCTTTTAGTGCAGGTCCTACATTGATTGCTTTTCCGATTGCGATGATGATGTTAAAGAAAGGCGCAAAGTATTCAAATGTAATTTTCTTTTTAATGGTTTGGTCTTCTTTAAAACTACCTATCGTATTTTATCAAATAACAACACTAGGATTAAAGTTTTCTTTGATTATTAATGTGACCATGATTATTGTATTTATTATCTCTGCTTTATTGGTTGATAAAGTATTTACTAAAGATGAAAAGCTTATCTTTAATGAAAAAGCTCAAGATTATTCAAAATAA
- a CDS encoding epoxyqueuosine reductase, with amino-acid sequence MKSIEIKNIFKKEFDLVGVIHTKEYIEKAKLMNKAIPDKKFPTMVVLALAYPKRMIKQNHTHLVASFYTFGKDYHLVMKEKIQSICDHFDFAYEYGVDNHPLDERLAASIAGLGYFAKNQLIINKDYGSYIFLAYVLLDIKLDQEIKYLIDDDCKDCTKCIEACPTNALQEGSYIQERCMSHYNQSKKILSEEEIKKNYTLFGCDICQMVCPKNIKKGQIVHPEFELSNKEKVSIEDLFTLSQKDFNQKYNDMAYLWKGKTILMRNALTLLHNQKNTSYNHLIEKSISKFNMPWYKETAEHILKELKKVEN; translated from the coding sequence ATGAAATCAATTGAGATTAAAAATATTTTCAAAAAAGAGTTTGACTTAGTCGGTGTTATTCACACAAAAGAATATATAGAAAAAGCTAAGTTAATGAATAAGGCTATCCCAGACAAGAAATTTCCTACTATGGTTGTCTTGGCTTTAGCTTACCCAAAAAGAATGATTAAACAAAACCATACACATTTGGTTGCTTCTTTTTATACTTTTGGAAAAGATTATCATCTTGTAATGAAAGAGAAAATTCAATCAATCTGTGATCATTTTGATTTTGCCTATGAATATGGGGTAGACAATCATCCTCTAGACGAACGCTTGGCCGCTAGTATAGCTGGCTTAGGTTATTTTGCAAAAAACCAACTAATAATCAATAAAGACTATGGGTCATATATATTTCTAGCCTATGTCTTATTAGATATCAAATTAGACCAGGAAATCAAATATCTTATAGATGATGATTGCAAGGATTGTACAAAATGTATTGAAGCTTGCCCGACCAATGCCTTACAAGAAGGTTCTTATATTCAGGAAAGATGTATGAGTCATTATAATCAAAGTAAAAAAATCCTCTCTGAAGAAGAAATCAAGAAAAATTACACTTTATTTGGCTGTGATATTTGCCAAATGGTTTGTCCAAAAAACATCAAAAAAGGCCAAATAGTCCATCCAGAATTTGAACTTTCTAACAAAGAAAAAGTATCCATAGAAGATCTTTTTACCTTGTCTCAAAAAGATTTTAATCAAAAATACAATGACATGGCCTACCTCTGGAAGGGAAAAACCATTCTCATGAGAAACGCTTTAACCCTTCTCCACAATCAAAAAAACACTTCTTATAATCATCTTATTGAAAAAAGTATTTCAAAATTCAATATGCCATGGTATAAAGAAACAGCTGAACACATACTCAAAGAACTAAAAAAGGTGGAAAATTAA
- a CDS encoding transporter substrate-binding domain-containing protein: MKKFYLMFSIGFLALAVLACSTTGEETSELNTSNTENLTTNEGSSTANNSTTDFQPLEPLRVGMDLRYPPFETTTIGTNKPEGISVDIAYALGDYLGRTVEIVNTNFASIIPAINAGNIDIAIASMSITPEREESVDFSEPYFYFKIISLVNQDFADEHGLTEDSTVEDILAIEETRYIGVVSQVSTSIPESYGKDVTEAIDLVTAVESVANGYADILLMSANPVVAGYNANKSRTMVIWDSFQSSAIGMAVKSGNTELLTQVNNFIGTFSDQDGLYDQLAEDWDEVLLAQLGRYGLEFYINE, encoded by the coding sequence ATGAAAAAATTTTATCTTATGTTTTCTATAGGATTTTTAGCTTTAGCCGTTCTTGCTTGTTCAACGACGGGAGAAGAAACAAGTGAATTGAATACTTCAAATACAGAAAATTTAACGACGAATGAAGGCTCATCGACAGCCAATAATTCAACGACTGACTTTCAGCCCTTAGAACCTTTAAGAGTGGGGATGGATTTAAGGTATCCACCATTTGAAACGACAACCATTGGAACCAACAAACCTGAAGGAATTTCTGTTGATATCGCTTATGCTCTAGGAGATTATCTCGGAAGAACTGTTGAAATTGTCAATACAAATTTTGCTTCTATTATACCTGCCATTAATGCTGGCAATATTGATATAGCCATTGCTTCTATGAGTATTACACCTGAAAGAGAAGAATCAGTGGATTTCTCTGAACCTTATTTTTATTTCAAGATTATTTCTTTGGTTAACCAAGATTTTGCTGATGAGCATGGATTAACTGAAGATTCAACTGTTGAAGATATTTTAGCCATTGAAGAGACTAGATATATCGGTGTTGTGTCTCAAGTATCTACCTCTATCCCAGAATCATATGGTAAAGACGTTACTGAAGCTATCGATTTAGTCACTGCTGTTGAATCAGTTGCTAATGGATATGCTGACATCTTATTAATGTCTGCCAATCCAGTTGTAGCTGGCTATAATGCCAATAAGAGCCGTACGATGGTTATATGGGATTCATTTCAATCAAGCGCCATTGGTATGGCTGTTAAATCAGGAAATACTGAACTTCTAACACAAGTAAATAATTTTATAGGAACTTTTAGCGACCAAGACGGATTGTATGATCAACTTGCTGAGGATTGGGATGAGGTGCTATTGGCTCAGTTAGGAAGGTACGGACTTGAGTTCTATATTAACGAATAA
- a CDS encoding DUF2087 domain-containing protein encodes MFDYSLQEKEEVLNKFFIDKDKLIMIRFPKKLKQKYLCLLWIITLFDTYKAYSEKEVNQILEPVLDDYVMIRRYLVDYGLLKRELDGSKYWVNNN; translated from the coding sequence ATGTTTGATTATAGCTTACAAGAAAAAGAAGAAGTTTTAAATAAGTTTTTTATTGATAAAGATAAATTAATAATGATTAGATTTCCTAAGAAGTTAAAACAAAAATACCTTTGTTTATTGTGGATTATTACTTTATTTGATACCTATAAAGCTTATTCAGAAAAAGAAGTTAATCAAATATTAGAACCAGTTCTTGATGATTATGTCATGATTAGAAGATATTTGGTTGATTATGGTTTATTAAAAAGAGAATTAGATGGATCAAAATATTGGGTAAACAATAACTGA